In the Quercus lobata isolate SW786 chromosome 5, ValleyOak3.0 Primary Assembly, whole genome shotgun sequence genome, one interval contains:
- the LOC115989858 gene encoding uncharacterized protein LOC115989858: MHVGWEGSAHVWLVMQEALSNLGFQFPWPPRGLYYLVNSRYAIGSAFLPSNKSIRYQAQEFRGFARQPRTPLELFNYRHSSLYMVIERCFRVLKVRFPILNDMHSYSQSRQRLIVTTCCVLHNFIRMYSHSDEMFHAWEGQDLEPGDASTSGGARVKGGGNEEAFSPQVQQAMSQFRDEITTAMWAKYIGNHS, translated from the exons ATGCATGTTGGCTGGGAAGGTAGTGCTCATGTTTGGCTGGTGATGCAGGAGGCCCTTAGCAATCTGGGATTTCAATTTCCTTGGCCGCCCAGAG GCTTATACTATCTTGTCAATTCGAGGTATGCCATTGGTTCTGCATTCCTCCCATCGAACAAGTCAATCAGATATCAAGCACAAGAATTCAGAGGTTTTGCCAGACAACCTAGAACTCCACTGGAGCTGTTTAACTACAGGCATTCCTCGCTCTACATGGTCATTGAGCGGTGTTTTAGAGTGCTGAAGGTGAGGTTCCCGATTCTTAATGACATGCACTCCTATTCACAGTCTAGACAACGACTGATCGTCACCACTTGCTGTGTGTTGCACAACTTTATCCGCATGTATAGCCACTCCGATGAAATGTTTCATGCATGGGAAGGACAAGACTTGGAACCTGGCGATGCAAGTACCTCAGGTGGGGCAAGAGTTAAAGGTGGTGGGAACGAGGAAGCCTTTAGTCCTCAGGTACAACAAGCCATGTCCCAGTTTCGAGATGAAATCACAACAGCTATGTGGGCAAAGTACATAGGCAACCATTCTTGA